In a single window of the Helicoverpa zea isolate HzStark_Cry1AcR chromosome 9, ilHelZeax1.1, whole genome shotgun sequence genome:
- the LOC124632956 gene encoding phospholipase A2 inhibitor beta-like, translating into MKMFFQPICKVLMILCVLVSSSRAQEADAENVPCDITIQDSLTLNCSRRNIDEIPEKWPEKINSVDKDGHVLITFFNNTISNVSQLPAVPGKRVAISFKSNEVVDIEDDAFSNIDGLVYLDLSNNYISGEVLRSEIFQGRYLDGKYANIALETLNLGHNDIHSLDRYLFQYTPNLTRLYLNNNPIEILDHVTILALASATNLQVLDLAKTDIDSIPLDAFKGLSKLQQIDLSDNRFVTVPESLSLVGNSLKYLTFNNNPIVELNDDSFVGLTNLIELEVGENDYLDEVKRSTFSPLKNLRVLHLCHNRNLRYISHNAFRGLKDKWTLKEVYLDDNYLSELSPDLMPWNKLEILGMTGNNWLCNCDLANIVTKQEAATKFQIGEIPYCAAPMRFSGAYITNITISYCPTLDTTTAPKRNFTLSNLRPKHVIWSMLAVALIACLGMLLGLLVNAVKAFYNKKISQPIRYININSDSSFA; encoded by the exons ATGAAAATGTTCTTCCAACCGATATGCAAA GTGTTAATGATATTATGCGTCCTAGTTTCATCGAGCCGTGCACAAGAGGCCGACGCGGAAAACGTTCCATGTGATATTACCATACAAGATTCTTTAACTCTTAACTGTTCTCGTCGCAACATTGATGAGATCCCCGAAAAATGGCCGGAAAAAATAAACAGCGTAGACAAAG ATGGGCATGTGTTGATAACATTTTTCAACAATACGATATCGAACGTGTCGCAACTGCCCGCGGTGCCCGGCAAGAGGGTGGCCATCAGCTTCAAGTCCAACGAGGTGGTCGATATCGAAGACGATGCTTTCAGTAACATCGACGGACTGGTCTACTTGGACTTAAGCAACAATTACATATCCG GAGAGGTTTTGAGGAGCGAAATTTTCCAAGGGCGCTACCTTGACGGTAAATACGCGAACATCGCGCTGGAGACCCTGAACTTGGGCCACAATGACATCCACTCGCTAGACCGGTACCTGTTCCAGTACACGCCGAATCTGACGCGACTGTATCTTAACAACAACCCTATTGAAATACTCGACCACGTCACTATCCTTGCTCTGGCGAGTGCTACCAATTTGCAG GTTTTGGACTTGGCGAAGACCGACATCGATAGTATACCCCTAGACGCGTTCAAAGGGTTGTCGAAGTTACAACAGATCGATTTATCAGACAACCGGTTCGTGACTGTGCCGGAGAGTCTGAGCCTCGTCGGTAACTCCCTCAAGTACCTCACGTTCAACAACAATCCCATCGTCGAGCTTAATGATGATAGCTTCGTAG GCTTAACGAACTTAATCGAATTGGAAGTTGGCGAAAACGATTATTTGGACGAAGTGAAACGCAGCACGTTCTCCCCACTCAAGAACTTGAGGGTTCTCCACCTGTGTCATAACCGAAACCTGAGATACATCAGCCATAATGCGTTCCGTGGATTGAAAGATAAGTGGACCTTGAAGGAA GTGTACCTAGACGACAATTACCTCAGTGAGTTGTCACCTGATCTGATGCCATGGAACAAATTAGAAATCTTAGGAATGACTGGAAACAACTGGCTTTGCAACTGTGACCTAGCAAATATTGTCACTAAGCAGGAAGCAGCCACTAAGTTCCAGATAGGAGAGATTCCTTA CTGTGCAGCGCCCATGAGATTCAGCGGTGCATACATAACAAACATTACAATCTCCTACTGCCCTACATTGGATACCACAACTGCACCTAAAAGAAATTTCACCCTTTCAAACTTGAGGCCTAAACATGTTATTTGGAGTATGCTAGCAGTGGCATTGATAGCGTGTCTGGGCATGCTTCTTGGTCTACTTGTCAATGCAGTTAAAGCTTTCTACAATAAAAAGATAAGTCAACCAATCCGCTACATCAACATCAACTCAGACTCCAGTTTTGCATAA
- the LOC124632955 gene encoding uncharacterized protein LOC124632955 isoform X1, producing MCNLPPKFHSVCRLCLSFCGDNCSDVKLPIFDRDKDKSRLSEMIMANLSIMVSPEDLLPQVVCGSCAHKLDEFHTFRELSHKSERLLEQFVQYANSLSGPKEEILNITAAKLEEIIKPLSDSEYEHELKHKYAEIGSPDSTEEMKNLESRQAAVTLLQIKNYDPSKYAVKQEEEPHIMFNSVPSLPPSDRAREVMHCNTVIDIISKAVAVAQRENEESQKYPPNYTGVIDRTHASGAADTYAHEYPDEQYSVYSAPPHAASPASNEDHDNKEMDLSLYSTVKNEPAEQTDQQEQNNSYFHTTLTHKPNFVDEYKQHVFGRNKMKTSKENSSVYEDCSRSSSGSDPDRLQMDISQMSQDDPEETQSARSTQSSPQPPMEHEQDKESLWQALHRQNGRSGEATQLLRRLINSKQLGMTVSPLRTPTASPLSTAMQQPLNGSVSPNGEWHSSGRGSGVAGTARRKQSFPARAQPVMAVDAPATNQQWPQTASENQEPPDAGGAGGAGAGRGAARVELSCSNCGTHTTTIWRRDARGEMVCNACGLYFKLHGVPRPTAMRRDTIHTRRRRPRHDAKHTKSKSRRSGGSGGGGGGGACEAGEGAGSGGEGAEEAVLAALRRQLQPHLLAALHAHNTRTVRPHTDQVGLNAPEYDEAPLNLVASHVAAAEETH from the exons atgTGTAATTTGCCGCCGAAGTTCCATTCAGTGTGTCGCCTTTGTTTATCATTCTGTGGCGATAATTGCAGTGATGTTAAACTTCCAATTTTCGACCGTGATAAGGATAAATCACGACTTTCCGAGATGATAATGGCAAATTTGTCAATAATG gtgtCCCCTGAAGACTTGCTGCCACAAGTTGTGTGCGGGAGCTGTGCACACAAACTTGATGAATTTCACACCTTCAGAGAGTTATCACACAAATCTGAACGGCTTTTGGAACAGTTCGTGCAATATGCCAATTCACTATCTGGTCCAAAAGAG gaGATCCTGAACATAACAGCGGCAAAATTGGAAGAAATAATCAAACCACTGAGCGACAGCGAGTACGAGCACGAATTGAAACACAAATATGCCGAGATCGGCTCTCCGGATTCAACTGAGGAGATGAAGAACTTGGAGAGCCGGCAAGCGGCGGTCACACTACTGCAGATAAAAAATTACGACCCAAGTAAATATGCGGTCAAACAAGAAGAAGAGCCTCATATAATGTTCAACAGCGTGCCGAGTTTACCGCCCTCTGACAGAGCGAGAGAGGTGATGCACTGCAACACCGTCATCGATATTATAAGCAAGGCTGTGGCGGTCGCGCAGCGGGAAAACGAAGAATCTCAGAAGTATCCACCGAACTACACAGGCGTCATCGACAGGACacacgcgagcggcgcggccGACACCTACGCGCATGAGTACCCCGACGAGCAGTACAGCGTGTACAGCGCGCCGCCGCACGCCGCCAGCCCCGCCAGCAACGAAGACCATGACAACAAGGAAATGGACCTCTCCCTCTACAGCACAGTCAAGAACGAGCCCGCGGAACAGACCGACCAGCAGGAACAGAACAACTCATACTTCCACACAACACTAACACACAAGCCCAACTTTGTTGACGAGTACAAGCAACACGTTTTTGGACGAAACAAAATGAAAACGTCCAAGGAGAATTCATCGGTGTATGAAGATTGTAGTCGGAGTAGTAGTGGGTCAGACCCGGACAGGCTACAAATGGATATATCTCAGATGTCGCAG GACGACCCTGAGGAGACGCAGTCAGCTAGGTCGACACAGTCTTCGCCACAACCGCCGATGGAACACGAACAGGACAAGGAGTCGCTGTGGCAGGCTCTACACCGGCAAAATG GTCGCAGCGGGGAAGCAACGCAGTTACTACGACGGCTGATCAACAGCAAACAGCTTGGTATGACAGTTTCGCCGCTAAGGACGCCCACCGCATCCCCACTCTCCACCGCTATGCAGCAGCCGCTCAACGGTTCTGTTTCACCG AATGGTGAGTGGCACAGTTCGGGTCGCGGGTCGGGCGTGGCGGGCACGGCGCGAAGAAAACAAAGCTTCCCCGCGCGAGCGCAACCCGTCATGGCCGTCGACGCGCCCGCCACTAACCAGCAGTGGCCTCAAACAGCTTCAGAGAAT CAGGAACCACCGGatgcgggcggcgcgggcggggcgggcgCGGGCCGCGGCGCCGCTCGCGTGGAGCTGTCGTGCAGCAACTGCGGCACGCACACCACGACCATCTGGCGACGCGACGCGCGCGGCGAGATGGTGTGCAACGCGTGCGGCCTGTACTTCAAGCTGCACGGCGTCCCGCGCCCCACCGCCATGCGCCGCGACACCATACACACGCGCCGCCGCAGGCCGAGACATGATGCCAAGCATACTAAGAGCA AATCCCGTCGCAGCGGCGGgagtggcggcggcggcggcggcggcgcgtgcgAGGCGGGCGAGGGCGCGGGCAGCGGCGGCGAGGGCGCGGAGGAGGCGGTGCTGGCGGCGCTGCGGCGCCAGCTGCAGCCGCACCTGCTGGCCGCGCTGCACGCGCACAACACGCGCACCGTGCGCCCGCACACTGACCAG
- the LOC124632955 gene encoding uncharacterized protein LOC124632955 isoform X2, with protein MCNLPPKFHSVCRLCLSFCGDNCSDVKLPIFDRDKDKSRLSEMIMANLSIMVSPEDLLPQVVCGSCAHKLDEFHTFRELSHKSERLLEQFVQYANSLSGPKEEILNITAAKLEEIIKPLSDSEYEHELKHKYAEIGSPDSTEEMKNLESRQAAVTLLQIKNYDPSKYAVKQEEEPHIMFNSVPSLPPSDRAREVMHCNTVIDIISKAVAVAQRENEESQKYPPNYTGVIDRTHASGAADTYAHEYPDEQYSVYSAPPHAASPASNEDHDNKEMDLSLYSTVKNEPAEQTDQQEQNNSYFHTTLTHKPNFVDEYKQHVFGRNKMKTSKENSSVYEDCSRSSSGSDPDRLQMDISQMSQDDPEETQSARSTQSSPQPPMEHEQDKESLWQALHRQNGRSGEATQLLRRLINSKQLGMTVSPLRTPTASPLSTAMQQPLNGSVSPNGEWHSSGRGSGVAGTARRKQSFPARAQPVMAVDAPATNQQWPQTASENEPPDAGGAGGAGAGRGAARVELSCSNCGTHTTTIWRRDARGEMVCNACGLYFKLHGVPRPTAMRRDTIHTRRRRPRHDAKHTKSKSRRSGGSGGGGGGGACEAGEGAGSGGEGAEEAVLAALRRQLQPHLLAALHAHNTRTVRPHTDQVGLNAPEYDEAPLNLVASHVAAAEETH; from the exons atgTGTAATTTGCCGCCGAAGTTCCATTCAGTGTGTCGCCTTTGTTTATCATTCTGTGGCGATAATTGCAGTGATGTTAAACTTCCAATTTTCGACCGTGATAAGGATAAATCACGACTTTCCGAGATGATAATGGCAAATTTGTCAATAATG gtgtCCCCTGAAGACTTGCTGCCACAAGTTGTGTGCGGGAGCTGTGCACACAAACTTGATGAATTTCACACCTTCAGAGAGTTATCACACAAATCTGAACGGCTTTTGGAACAGTTCGTGCAATATGCCAATTCACTATCTGGTCCAAAAGAG gaGATCCTGAACATAACAGCGGCAAAATTGGAAGAAATAATCAAACCACTGAGCGACAGCGAGTACGAGCACGAATTGAAACACAAATATGCCGAGATCGGCTCTCCGGATTCAACTGAGGAGATGAAGAACTTGGAGAGCCGGCAAGCGGCGGTCACACTACTGCAGATAAAAAATTACGACCCAAGTAAATATGCGGTCAAACAAGAAGAAGAGCCTCATATAATGTTCAACAGCGTGCCGAGTTTACCGCCCTCTGACAGAGCGAGAGAGGTGATGCACTGCAACACCGTCATCGATATTATAAGCAAGGCTGTGGCGGTCGCGCAGCGGGAAAACGAAGAATCTCAGAAGTATCCACCGAACTACACAGGCGTCATCGACAGGACacacgcgagcggcgcggccGACACCTACGCGCATGAGTACCCCGACGAGCAGTACAGCGTGTACAGCGCGCCGCCGCACGCCGCCAGCCCCGCCAGCAACGAAGACCATGACAACAAGGAAATGGACCTCTCCCTCTACAGCACAGTCAAGAACGAGCCCGCGGAACAGACCGACCAGCAGGAACAGAACAACTCATACTTCCACACAACACTAACACACAAGCCCAACTTTGTTGACGAGTACAAGCAACACGTTTTTGGACGAAACAAAATGAAAACGTCCAAGGAGAATTCATCGGTGTATGAAGATTGTAGTCGGAGTAGTAGTGGGTCAGACCCGGACAGGCTACAAATGGATATATCTCAGATGTCGCAG GACGACCCTGAGGAGACGCAGTCAGCTAGGTCGACACAGTCTTCGCCACAACCGCCGATGGAACACGAACAGGACAAGGAGTCGCTGTGGCAGGCTCTACACCGGCAAAATG GTCGCAGCGGGGAAGCAACGCAGTTACTACGACGGCTGATCAACAGCAAACAGCTTGGTATGACAGTTTCGCCGCTAAGGACGCCCACCGCATCCCCACTCTCCACCGCTATGCAGCAGCCGCTCAACGGTTCTGTTTCACCG AATGGTGAGTGGCACAGTTCGGGTCGCGGGTCGGGCGTGGCGGGCACGGCGCGAAGAAAACAAAGCTTCCCCGCGCGAGCGCAACCCGTCATGGCCGTCGACGCGCCCGCCACTAACCAGCAGTGGCCTCAAACAGCTTCAGAGAAT GAACCACCGGatgcgggcggcgcgggcggggcgggcgCGGGCCGCGGCGCCGCTCGCGTGGAGCTGTCGTGCAGCAACTGCGGCACGCACACCACGACCATCTGGCGACGCGACGCGCGCGGCGAGATGGTGTGCAACGCGTGCGGCCTGTACTTCAAGCTGCACGGCGTCCCGCGCCCCACCGCCATGCGCCGCGACACCATACACACGCGCCGCCGCAGGCCGAGACATGATGCCAAGCATACTAAGAGCA AATCCCGTCGCAGCGGCGGgagtggcggcggcggcggcggcggcgcgtgcgAGGCGGGCGAGGGCGCGGGCAGCGGCGGCGAGGGCGCGGAGGAGGCGGTGCTGGCGGCGCTGCGGCGCCAGCTGCAGCCGCACCTGCTGGCCGCGCTGCACGCGCACAACACGCGCACCGTGCGCCCGCACACTGACCAG